One Sphaeramia orbicularis chromosome 21, fSphaOr1.1, whole genome shotgun sequence DNA window includes the following coding sequences:
- the LOC115411985 gene encoding trace amine-associated receptor 13c-like: METLEGGEFCFPQLLNISCRKPVQHHAETVFLYILLSSISLLTVTLNLLVVISISHFRQLHTSTNLLLLSLAVSDFLVGFVLMPIQILFIGGCWVLGSFVCGLFYYASFILTSASVGNMVLISVDRYVAICDPLQYPTKVTPRRVRVCVCLCWAFSVFYNGLMLNDFLKHPDRYNSCYGECNVVIDPITGAVDALLTFIGPITVIVVLYMRVFVVAVSQARAMRSRVASVPQQRSGTVIAKKSELKAARTLGVVVLAFLLCSCPYYCFTVAADYNLPGSSTGAAELWLLYFNSCLNPVIYALCYPWFRRSIKHILTLQILQPGSREANIL, translated from the exons ATGGAGACCTTGGAAGGAGGTGAATTCTGCTTTCCACAGCTGCTGAACATCTCCTGCAGGAAACCAGTGCAGCATCATGCAGAAACTGTATTCCTTTACATCCTGCTCTCCTCCATTTCTCTGCTCACTGTGACTCTCAACCTGCTGGTTGTCATCTCCATCTCCCACTTCAG GCAGCTCCACACCtccaccaacctcctcctcctctctctggctgTATCAGACTTCCTTGTTGGATTCGTGCTGATGCCCATTCAGATTCTCTTCATTGGCGGCTGCTGGGTTTTAGGgagttttgtgtgtggtttgttttaTTATGCTTCATTCATCCTTACATCTGCTTCAGTAGGAAACATGGTGTTAATATCTGTCGACCGATATGTGGCTATTTGTGACCCTCTGCAATATCCCACTAAAGTCACTCCAAGAAGAGtgagagtctgtgtgtgtctgtgttgggccttttctgtgttttataatGGTTTGATGTTGAATGACTTTCTAAAACATCCAGATCGATATAATTCCTGCTATGGAGAGTGTAATGTTGTAATTGACCCCATCACAGGAGCTGTTGATGCTCTTTTAACCTTCATTGGGCCCATTACTGTCATTGTAGTTCTGTATATGAGAGTATTTGTGGTGGCTGTGTCTCAG GCTCGTGCCATGAGATCCCGTGTTGCATCAGTCCCACAGCAGCGTTCAGGGACTGTAATCGCTAAGAAATCTGAGCTGAAAGCAGCCAGGACACTGGGTGTTGTTGTGCTTGCTTTTCTTCTGTGCTCCTGTCCATATTATTGTTTTACTGTTGCTGCTGATTATAACTTACCTGGTTCATCAACAGGAGCAGCTGAGCTGTGGTTGTTATATTTTAACTCCTGTCTGAACCCTGTCATCTATGCTTTGTGTTATCCATGGTTCAGACGGTCTATTAAACACATTTTGACACTTCAGATACTGCAGCCTGGTTCTCGTGAGGCCAATATACTGTAA
- the LOC115412673 gene encoding trace amine-associated receptor 13c-like, with product METLEGGEFCFPQLLNISCRKPVQHHAETVFIYILLSSISLLTVTLNLLVVISISHFRQLHTSTNLLLLSLAVSDFLVGFVLMPIQILLIGGCWVLGSFVCGLFYYASFILTSASVGNMVLISVDRYVAICDPLQYPTKVTPRRVRVCVCLCWAFSVFYNGLMLNDFLKHPDRYNSCYGECIVEIDHITGAADVILTFIGPITVIVVLYMRVFVVAVSQARTMRSHIASVTHQHSQTVTALKSEVKAARTLGVVIFVFLICFCPYFYPSLAGQDISTNVAFSVWVLFFNSCLNPLIYTFFYPWFRKSIRLIVTFYIMKPDSCNVSLM from the exons ATGGAGACCTTGGAAGGAGGTGAATTCTGCTTTCCACAGCTGCTGAACATCTCCTGCAGGAAACCAGTGCAGCATCATGCAGAAACTGTATTCATTTACATCCTGCTCTCCTCCATTTCTCTGCTCACTGTGACTCTCAACCTGCTGGTTGTCATCTCCATCTCCCACTTCAG GCAGCTCCACACCtccaccaacctcctcctcctctctctggctgTATCAGACTTCCTTGTTGGATTCGTGCTGATGCCCATTCAGATTCTCCTCATTGGCGGCTGCTGGGTTTTAGGgagttttgtgtgtggtttgttttaTTATGCTTCATTCATCCTTACATCTGCTTCAGTAGGAAACATGGTGTTAATATCTGTTGACCGATATGTGGCTATTTGTGACCCTCTGCAATATCCCACTAAAGTCACTCCAAGAAGAGtgagagtctgtgtgtgtctgtgttgggccttttctgtgttttataatGGTTTGATGCTGAATGACTTTCTAAAACATCCAGATCGATATAATTCCTGCTATGGAGAGTGTATTGTGGAAATCGATCACATCACAGGAGCTGCTGATGTTATTTTAACCTTCATTGGGCCCATTACTGTCATTGTAGTTCTGTATATGAGAGTATTTGTGGTGGCTGTGTCTCAGGCTCGTACCATGAGATCACACATTGCATCTGTCACACATCAGCATTCACAGACTGTAACTGCACTGAAATCTGAGGTGAAAGCAGCCAGGACTCTTGGGGTTGTCATATTTGTGTTTCTGATATGCTTCTGTCCTTATTTTTATCCTTCTCTCGCAGGTCAGGACATATCTACTAATGTAGCATTTTCAGTCTGGGTACTGTTTTTTAACTCCTGTTTAAATCCATTGATCTATACATTTTTTTATCCCTGGTTCAGAAAATCCATTAGACTTATAGTTACTTTTTATATCATGAAGCCGGACTCCTGCAATGTCAGTCTAATGTAG
- the LOC115411986 gene encoding trace amine-associated receptor 13c-like, which produces METLDEAEFCFPSFNNSCRKTIRPHVEATLIYTLLSSITLVTVVLNLLVIISISHFRQLHTTTNLLLLSLAASDFLMGLLQMPVEILLFRGCWILGDFVCSSTPPPTSSSSLWLSQTSLQVF; this is translated from the exons ATGGAAACGCTGGATGAAGCCGAGTTCTGTTTTCCATCGTTCAACAACTCCTGCAGGAAGACGATTCGACCTCATGTGGAGGCCACACTCATCTACACCCTCCTCTCCTCCATCACTCTGGTCACTGTGGTCCTGAACCTGCTGGTCATCATCTCTATCTCCCATTTCAG GCAGCTCCACACCACCACCAACCTCCTTCTCCTCTCTTTGGCTGCCTCAGACTTCCTTATGGGTCTTCTACAGATGCCAGTTGAAATCCTCCTTTTCCGAGGCTGTTGGATCCTGGGTGATTTTGTAT GCAGCTCCACACCaccaccaacctcctcctcctctctttggCTGTCTCAGACTTCCTTGCAGGTCTTCTAG
- the LOC115412676 gene encoding trace amine-associated receptor 13c-like, whose product METLEGGEFCFPQLLNISCRKPVQHHAETVFIYILLSSISLLTVTLNLLVVISISHFRQLHTSTNLLLLSLAVSDFLVGFVLMPIQILLIGGCWVLGSFVCGLFYYASFILTSASVGNMVLISVDRYVAICDPLQYPTKVTPRRVRVCVCLCWAFSVFYNGLILNDFLKHPDRYNSCYGECIIEVDHIKGAVDALLTFIGPITVIVVLYMRVFVVAVSQAHTMRSHIASVTYQRSQTVTALKSEVKAARTLGIVIVVFLICFCPYFYPSLESQDISINIAFSVWVLYFNSCLNPLIYTFFYPWFRKSIRLIAAFYIMKPDSCNVSLM is encoded by the exons ATGGAGACCTTGGAAGGAGGTGAATTCTGCTTTCCACAGCTGCTGAACATCTCCTGCAGGAAACCAGTGCAGCATCATGCAGAAACTGTATTCATTTACATCCTGCTCTCCTCCATTTCTCTGCTCACTGTGACTCTCAACCTGCTGGTTGTCATCTCCATCTCCCACTTCAG GCAGCTCCACACCtccaccaacctcctcctcctctctctggctgTATCAGACTTCCTTGTTGGATTCGTGCTGATGCCCATTCAGATTCTCCTCATTGGCGGCTGCTGGGTTTTAGGgagttttgtgtgtggtttgttttaTTATGCTTCATTCATCCTTACATCTGCTTCAGTAGGAAACATGGTGTTAATATCTGTCGACCGATATGTGGCTATTTGTGACCCTCTGCAATATCCCACTAAAGTCACTCCAAGAAGAGtgagagtctgtgtgtgtctgtgttgggccttttctgtgttttataatGGTTTGATACTGAATGACTTTCTAAAACATCCAGATCGATATAATTCCTGCTATGGAGAGTGTATCATTGAAGTCGATCACATCAAAGGAGCTGTTGATGCTCTTTTAACCTTCATTGGGCCCATTACTGTCATTGTAGTTCTGTATATGAGAGTATTTGTGGTGGCTGTGTCTCAGGCTCATACCATGAGATCACACATTGCATCTGTCACATATCAGCGCTCACAGACTGTAACTGCACTGAAATCTGAGGTGAAAGCAGCCAGGACTCTTGGGATTGTCATAGTTGTGTTTTTGATATGCTTCTGTCCTTATTTTTATCCTTCTCTCGAAAGTCAGGACATATCAATTAATATCGCATTTTCAGTCTGGGTGCTTTATTTTAACTCCTGTTTAAATCCATTGATCTATACATTTTTCTATCCCTGGTTCAGAAAATCTATTAGACTTATTGCTGCTTTTTATATCATGAAGCCGGACTCCTGCAATGTCAGTCTAATGTAG
- the LOC115412784 gene encoding trace amine-associated receptor 13c-like has product MMETLDEVVFCFPSFNNSCRKTIRPHVEATLIYTLFSSITLVTVVLNLLVIISISHFRQLHTTTNLLLLSLAVSDFFVGLLQMPVEILLFQGCWILGDFVCAMNYFLGFLVISVSVGNMVLISIDRYVAICDPMLYPTKVTLRRVQICIYMCWIFSTLHASWILRDLLKQPGRYNTCHGECVLVVNFAEGVFDLIVTFLAPFLIITVLYMRVFVVAVSQARVIRSHVATVSQQRSGTVTAQKSEMKAARTLGIVVAVFILCSCPYYCFTVAAETNLVGALTAGVELWLIYFNSCLNPLIYAFCYPWFRKSIKHIVTLKILQPDSRETNIL; this is encoded by the exons ATGATGGAAACACTGGATGAAGTCGTGTTCTGTTTTCCATCGTTCAACAACTCCTGCAGGAAGACGATTCGACCTCATGTGGAGGCCACACTCATCTACACCCTCTTCTCCTCCATCACTCTGGTCACTGTGGTCCTGAACCTGCTGGTCATCATCTCTATCTCCCATTTCAG gcaGCTCCACACCaccaccaacctcctcctcctctctttggCCGTCTCAGACTTCTTTGTGGGTTTATTACAGATGCCAGTTGAAATTCTCCTTTTCCAAGGCTGTTGGATCCTGGGTGACTTTGTGTGTGCCATGAATTACTTTCTAGGTTTTCTTGTTATCAGTGTGTCAGTAGGAAACATGGTTCTCATTTCAATTGACCGCTATGTGGCTATTTGTGACCCCATGTTATATCCTACAAAAGTCACTCTGAGAAGAGTTCAGATCTGCATTTATATGTGTTGGATATTTTCTACTCTTCATGCCAGTTGGATATTGAGAGATTTGCTCAAACAACCAGGCAGGTATAACACCTGTCATGGAGAGTGTGTACTTGTAGTGAATTTTGCTGAAGGAGTTTTTGATCTTATTGTTACTTTTTTAGCTCCCTTTCTCATCATCACAGTTTTATACATGAGAGTATTTGTGGTGGCTGTGTCTCAGGCCCGTGTCATCAGATCCCATGTTGCAACAGTCTCACAGCAGCGTTCAGGAACTGTCACTGCACAGAAATCTGAAATGAAAGCAGCCAGAACACTTGGCATTGTCGTagctgtgtttattttgtgttcttGTCCGTATTATTGTTTCACTGTTGCAGCTGAGACCAACCTGGTTGGGGCATTAACTGCAGGTGTTGAGCTTTGGCTGATATATTTTAACTCCTGTCTAAATCCTCTCATTTATGCTTTTTGTTATCCCTGGTTCAGAAAATCTATTAAACATATTGTGACACTAAAGATACTGCAGCCTGACTCCCGTGAGACCAACATACTGTAG
- the LOC115412460 gene encoding trace amine-associated receptor 13c-like, whose product METLEGGEFCFPQLLNISCRKPVQHHAETVFIYILLSSISLLTVTLNLLVVISLSHFRQLHTSTNLLLLSLAVSDFLVGFVLMPIQILLIGGCWVLGSFVCSLFYYATFILTSASVGNMVLISVDRYVAICDPLQYPTKVTPRRVRVCVCLCWAFSVFYNGLILNDFLKHPDRYNSCYGECIVEIDHITGAADVILTFIGPITVIVVLYMRVFVVAVSQAHTMRSHIASVTHQHSQTVTALKSEVKAARTLGVVIVVFLICFCPYFYPSLAGQDMSTSMEFSVFGVWLLLFNSCLNPLIYTFFYPWFRKSIRLIVTFYIMKPDSCNVSLM is encoded by the exons ATGGAGACCTTGGAAGGAGGGGAATTCTGCTTTCCACAGCTGCTGAACATCTCCTGCAGGAAACCAGTGCAGCATCATGCAGAAACTGTATTCATTTACATCCTGCTCTCCTCCATTTCTCTGCTCACTGTGACTCTCAACCTGCTGGTTGTCATTTCCCTCTCCCACTTCAG GCAGCTCCACACCtccaccaacctcctcctcctctctctggctgTATCAGACTTCCTTGTTGGATTCGTGCTGATGCCCATTCAGATTCTCCTCATTGGCGGCTGCTGGGTTTTAGGGAGttttgtgtgtagtttgtttTATTATGCTACATTCATCCTTACATCTGCTTCAGTAGGAAACATGGTGTTAATATCTGTCGACCGATATGTGGCTATTTGTGACCCTCTGCAATATCCCACTAAAGTCACTCCAAGAAGAGtgagagtctgtgtgtgtctgtgttgggccttttctgtgttttataatGGTTTGATACTGAATGACTTTCTAAAACATCCAGATCGATATAATTCCTGCTATGGAGAGTGTATTGTGGAAATCGATCACATCACAGGAGCTGCTGATGTTATTTTAACCTTCATTGGGCCCATTACTGTCATTGTAGTTCTGTATATGAGAGTATTTGTGGTGGCTGTGTCTCAGGCTCATACCATGAGATCACACATTGCATCTGTCACACATCAGCATTCACAGACTGTAACTGCACTGAAATCTGAGGTGAAAGCAGCCAGGACTCTTGGGGTTGTCATAGTTGTGTTTCTGATATGCTTCTGTCCTTATTTTTATCCTTCTCTCGCAGGTCAGGACATGTCAACCAGTATGGAATTTTCAGTTTTTGGTGTCTGGTTGCTGTTATTTAACTCCTGTTTAAATCCATTGATCTATACATTTTTCTATCCCTGGTTCAGAAAATCCATTAGACTTATAGTTACTTTTTATATCATGAAGCCGGACTCCTGCAATGTCAGTCTAATGTAG